In the Longimicrobium sp. genome, AAAACGATCCCGTGCTCCAGGCCTACCTTGCGTTCTTGGAGCGGGAGATGGTCGCGCATCCGGAACTGATCCGGCCGCTGGATCCGGACGTCGTCGCCAGTGCGCGCGAACTGGTCGAAGGAATTCCGGTCGATCTGGATGAAGAGCTCGGGGAAGGTGCGTTTCTCCCCTGACACTGGATTCGTGTGGACTGCGGAGTAACCGGTTGGTGGCATCAGGGTCCCTGTCGACTCGCGACCCACCAGCAACGCCGAGTAGATCCCCCGGGTTGCTACCGCACCCGTCGGGACGACATCCGTCGGGTGTGCGCGCTTTCGCACTTCGCACCTCGCACCTCGCACTTCGCACTGATTTTGCAAACGGCGGGGCGGGTTCCTGACGAGGGGAGGGGATGACCTTGGCCGACGACACCGCGGTTCGCGAGCACCGGTCCCCGTCGCTGTTCCGCATGTTCGGACAGCGCAAGATGGCGGCGATGCTGCTGCTCGGCTTCGCGTCGGGGCTCCCCTTCCTCCTCACCCGCGACACCCTCCAGGCCTGGCTCTCGGTGGAGGGGATCGACCTGGCCACGCTGGGCTTCGTCAGCCTCATCTCGTTCCCCTACACCTGGAAGTGGCTGTGGGCGCCCTTCATGGACCGCTACACGCCGCCGTTCATGGGGCGCCGGCGCGGCTGGCTCCTCCTCCTCCAGGTGCTCCTGATGCTCGCCATCGCGGCGATGGCGCTGCACGACCCGTCGAAGGGGCTCCGGCTGCTCTCCGCCACGGCCATCGCCATCGCGTTCATCGGGGCGTCGCAGGACATCGTCTTCGACGCGTACAAGGCGGACGCGCTGGAGGAGCGCGAGCTGGGGGCGGGGGCCTCGATCGGCGTGCTGGGCTACCGCGTGGCCATGCTGCTGGCGGGGTCGCTGGGGCTGATCCTGGCCGACCGGCTCAGTTGGCCCACGGTCTACCTGATCATGGCGGCGCTGATGCTGGTGGGGATCGCGGGCACCCTGATCGCGCCGGAGCCGGTGCTGCGCGCGCCGCCGCCGCAGACGCTGCGCGACGCCGTGGTGCTGCCGTTCCAGGAGTTCTTCCAGCGCGCGCACGCGGGGCGGGCCATCGCGATCCTGGCGTTCATCGTCCTCTACAAGCTGGGCGACTCGTTCGCGGCGAACATGGCCACGCCGCTGCTGATCTCGGAGAAGGGCCTCGGCTTCACGCAGACGGACGTGGGGGTGGTGAAGAACGGGGTGGGGCTGGCGGCCACCATCGTGGGCGTGCTGGCGGGGGGGACGCTGCTGGCCAAGCTGGGGATCAACCGCTCGCTCTGGCTGTTCGGCATCCTGCAGATCGTAAGCAACCTGGGCTACTACACGCTCTCGCTGCGCGGGAAGGACTACGCGGTGATGACGGGCGCCATCACGGTGGAGAACTTCTGCGCGGGGCTGGGGACGGCGGCGTTCGTGGCGTTCCTGCTGGCGCTCTGCAACCAGCGCTTCTCGGCCACGCAGTACGCGCTGCTCTCCAGCCTGACGGCCGCGGGGCGCGACTTCCTGGCCTCGCCGGCGGGGGCGATCGCGGACAAGATGGGGTGGCCGGGGTTCTTCCTCTTCACCGTGGTGATCGGCATCCCGGGGCTCCTGCTGCTGCCGATCTTCGCGCCCTGGCACCGCGACGCGCCGCTGGGGGCGGCCGAGCACACGGGCGAGGTGGCGGAGGGGCCGGTGGTCGCGGAGAGGTGAGATCATCGGTCCGGGCGTCTGTCCCAAGGCGGGTGAACCCGCGGCTACGACGGCGAAAAGCCCGCCTGCGCGGGCTCCTTCGTTGCATTTCCCGGCGCCGGTTCGTTCGGCCGGCTCCGCTCGGGCCCTCACCCGGCGCCGCTA is a window encoding:
- a CDS encoding type II toxin-antitoxin system PrlF family antitoxin; translated protein: MSCSEEAGALENDPVLQAYLAFLEREMVAHPELIRPLDPDVVASARELVEGIPVDLDEELGEGAFLP
- a CDS encoding MFS transporter, with product MTLADDTAVREHRSPSLFRMFGQRKMAAMLLLGFASGLPFLLTRDTLQAWLSVEGIDLATLGFVSLISFPYTWKWLWAPFMDRYTPPFMGRRRGWLLLLQVLLMLAIAAMALHDPSKGLRLLSATAIAIAFIGASQDIVFDAYKADALEERELGAGASIGVLGYRVAMLLAGSLGLILADRLSWPTVYLIMAALMLVGIAGTLIAPEPVLRAPPPQTLRDAVVLPFQEFFQRAHAGRAIAILAFIVLYKLGDSFAANMATPLLISEKGLGFTQTDVGVVKNGVGLAATIVGVLAGGTLLAKLGINRSLWLFGILQIVSNLGYYTLSLRGKDYAVMTGAITVENFCAGLGTAAFVAFLLALCNQRFSATQYALLSSLTAAGRDFLASPAGAIADKMGWPGFFLFTVVIGIPGLLLLPIFAPWHRDAPLGAAEHTGEVAEGPVVAER